A window of the Henckelia pumila isolate YLH828 chromosome 3, ASM3356847v2, whole genome shotgun sequence genome harbors these coding sequences:
- the LOC140892388 gene encoding TPR repeat-containing protein ZIP4 isoform X1: MRIAEISTPDHRHGLAAAATVVDSDHSRALSSLESLINLLERHPTTQPLLDSFSSDLKLALARISQLAPFPNSTKILVWKLSYRLWNMCVDLSNASAAKITEEHAKLRQIAADLLFLNSDVEGIPSPGIKAALFFYKTGLIWHDLKKFDSAEHCYEKATELVSKIEIHSISDCDEQKLLLDLNLARSRAAWEVSDSTLAITLLNRSKNVLFGLAGNYNALANQYLTFGKMLLSKSEVSTLNQSLKLMNDALELCEKGLRVVKRTEETLNLKELRLKTLRFIAAAHLQGDEFESVLKCVKVLREVGSGGDHHPSLSVLAMKAWLGLGRYGEAEKELRGMVLNKGIPEGVWVSAVDSYFQAAGTAGTETVKGVFLGLLDRCHVSAGAAVRVINRIIGKGVIGGEGMKVRAKVAGELVADERVVALFQGEGAAKERATMHALLWNCATEYFRSKDCLCSADMFEKALLYVPHGIENRILRAKGFRVLCLCYLGLLQLDRAEEYINEAERLEPNIASAFLKFKIFLQKKDDNSAITQVQSMPSCLDFSTDFLSLVAHEAISCGSLSVATASLSQLLNFHFSGKPMQTSEVVVFRTLVTILSQDQENYSDILKHMKRAHARQSEIGPDCFFGTGEVGRREKSWFAANAWNCGVRTGQKKNYELSAEFFRLASEFYGIPEDGKTESNDAMLCKSLVLTVSAIIADEKHKNGNLLETEVREAIALLTRAGKILMSTSGTMRKSDGYVTDAIEPNFFFLYTWSACHLHSRLSDTGNQQLLLVKNFATSKCCDPKQLLQIGYEASQGSQFNPEVAVFALNACLSSLLVSPSPDYQTVAIVLRKLICVSTFCKGESDDDSIFEMYKQAYRIMVGLKEGEYPIEEAKWLATTAWNRAALPVKMGHVFSGKKWMSLGLELATKYPGMHGYRACMEEYMADFDKFNGGADCERSMMVS; encoded by the exons ATGAGAATCGCGGAGATTTCCACGCCCGATCACCGCCATGGCCTCGCCGCCGCCGCCACGGTAGTCGACAGTGACCACTCTCGCGCACTCTCTTCACTAGAATCCTTGATAAACTTGCTCGAACGTCACCCCACTACGCAGCCCCTACTCGATTCATTCTCATCGGATCTTAAACTTGCTCTGGCGCGGATCAGTCAACTAGCTCCTTTCCCCAACTCCACCAAAATTCTAGTCTGGAAACTCAGCTACCGCCTCTGGAACATGTGTGTCGACCTTTCCAATGCTTCTGCAGCTAAGATTACTGAGGAACATGCCAAGCTCCGCCAAATTGCCGCAGATTTGCTCTTCCTCAATTCTGACGTTGAAGGGATTCCTTCTCCGGGTATCAAGGCAGCTCTGTTCTTCTACAAGACTGGTTTGATCTGGCATGATCTCAAAAAATTCGATTCAGCCGAACACTGCTACGAAAAAGCCACCGAACTTGTATCAAAAATTGAGATTCATTCTATATCTGATTGCGATGAGCAAAAACTATTGTTAGATCTCAATCTTGCCAGATCACGAGCTGCGTGGGAAGTCTCAGACAGCACTTTGGCAATCACGTTACTTAATAGGTCCAAAAATGTTTTGTTTGGTCTTGCAGGAAATTATAATGCCCTAGCTAATCAGTACCTAACGTTTGGAAAGATGTTACTGTCCAAAAGTGAGGTTTCTACCCTAAACCAGTCATTAAAATTGATGAATGACGCCTTAGAATTATGTGAAAAGGGGTTAAGAGTAGTGAAGAGAACTGAAGAGACATTAAATTTGAAGGAACTGAGGTTGAAGACTCTGAGATTTATTGCTGCCGCCCATTTGCAAGGTGATGAATTTGAGAGTGTGTTGAAATGTGTGAAGGTTTTGAGAGAGGTCGGGAGTGGTGGTGACCACCATCCGAGTTTGAGTGTGCTGGCAATGAAGGCTTGGCTGGGATTGGGGAGGTATGGGGAGGCAGAGAAGGAGCTGAGAGGAATGGTGCTGAATAAGGGGATCCCTGAGGGTGTTTGGGTATCGGCAGTGGACTCTTACTTCCAGGCCGCAGGTACGGCTGGCACAGAGACTGTTAAAGGCGTGTTTCTTGGGTTATTGGATCGATGCCATGTTAGTGCTGGTGCAGCTGTTAGGGTGATCAATAGGATAATTGGAAAGGGAGTGATTGGTGGTGAAGGAATGAAGGTGAGAGCCAAAGTTGCTGGGGAGTTGGTAGCAGATGAGAGGGTTGTGGCACTTTTCCAAGGAGAAGGAGCAGCAAAGGAAAGGGCCACCATGCACGCTCTTCTTTGGAACTG TGCCACAGAATATTTTCGATCAAAAGATTGTCTATGCAGTGCTGATATGTTTGAAAAGGCTTTGCTGTATGTCCCTCATGGCATAGAGAACAGAATACTTAGAGCAAAGGGATTTCGAGTTCTGTGCCTCTGCTATCTGGGACTCTTGCAGTTGGATAGAGCCGAAGAATACATTAATGAGGCCGAAAGG CTGGAACCAAATATAGCTAGTGCCTTTCTCAAG TTTAAGATCTTCCTGCAAAAAAAAGATGACAACAGTGCCATAACACAGGTGCAATCGATGCCTAGCTGCCTTGATTTCAGTACAGATTTCCTCTCCCTGGTAGCCCATGAAGCCATTTCATGCGGTTCCCTTTCTGTTGCCACCGCCTCTCTGTCCCAACTCTTGAACTTTCATTTCTCAGGAAAACCGATGCAGACTAGTGAAGTAGTGGTATTCCGCACATTAGTCACAATTTTAAGTCAGGACCAAGAAAATTACTCTGATATACTGAAACACATGAAAAGGGCTCATGCTCGTCAATCTGAGATTGGACCTGACTGTTTTTTTGGTACGGGGGAGGTTGGAAGACGAGAAAAGAGTTGGTTTGCAGCAAATGCTTGGAACTGTGGTGTAAGGACTGGACAAAAGAAGAATTATGAGTTGAGTGCAGAATTCTTCAGGTTGGCATCAGAGTTCTACGGAATTCCGGAGGATGGTAAAACAGAGAGCAACGATGCGATGCTTTGTAAATCGTTAGTGCTGACCGTATCCGCCATTATAGCTGATGAGAAGCATAAGAATGGGAACCTTCTAGAAACTGAAGTCAGAGAAGCCATTGCATTGTTAACCAGGGCAGGAAAG ATACTAATGTCAACCTCAGGAACCATGAGAAAAAGTGATGGTTATGTCACTGATGCAATAGAGCCCAACTTCTTCTTCTTGTACACTTGGAGCGCTTGCCACTTGCACTCCAGGTTAAGTGACACAGGCAACCAACAGCTACTATTAGTTAAAAACTTTGCCACCTCCAAATGTTGTGACCCAAAACAATTACTTCAAATTGGCTATGAAGCCTCACAAGGATCACAATTCAATCCTGAAGTCGCCGTGTTTGCTTTAAATGCCTGCCTATCTTCTCTTCTCGTTTCCCCTTCCCCAGATTACCAAACTGTGGCTATTGTCCTAAGGAAACTAATATGTGTTAGCACCTTTTGTAAGGGAGAATCAGATGATGACTCGATATTTGAAATGTATAAGCAAGCGTACCGAATTATGGTTGGATTGAAGGAGGGAGAGTATCCCATTGAGGAAGCCAAATGGCTTGCCACGACAGCTTGGAATCGAGCTGCTCTCCCAGTGAAGATGGGGCACGTTTTTTCGGGCAAGAAATGGATGAGCCTGGGATTGGAACTAGCAACAAAATATCCAGGAATGCATGGTTATAGAGCATGCATGGAAGAgtatatggcagattttgacaagtTTAATGGCGGGGCCGATTGTGAGAGAAGTATGATGGTGTCATGA
- the LOC140892388 gene encoding TPR repeat-containing protein ZIP4 isoform X2 produces MCVDLSNASAAKITEEHAKLRQIAADLLFLNSDVEGIPSPGIKAALFFYKTGLIWHDLKKFDSAEHCYEKATELVSKIEIHSISDCDEQKLLLDLNLARSRAAWEVSDSTLAITLLNRSKNVLFGLAGNYNALANQYLTFGKMLLSKSEVSTLNQSLKLMNDALELCEKGLRVVKRTEETLNLKELRLKTLRFIAAAHLQGDEFESVLKCVKVLREVGSGGDHHPSLSVLAMKAWLGLGRYGEAEKELRGMVLNKGIPEGVWVSAVDSYFQAAGTAGTETVKGVFLGLLDRCHVSAGAAVRVINRIIGKGVIGGEGMKVRAKVAGELVADERVVALFQGEGAAKERATMHALLWNCADMFEKALLYVPHGIENRILRAKGFRVLCLCYLGLLQLDRAEEYINEAERLEPNIASAFLKFKIFLQKKDDNSAITQVQSMPSCLDFSTDFLSLVAHEAISCGSLSVATASLSQLLNFHFSGKPMQTSEVVVFRTLVTILSQDQENYSDILKHMKRAHARQSEIGPDCFFGTGEVGRREKSWFAANAWNCGVRTGQKKNYELSAEFFRLASEFYGIPEDGKTESNDAMLCKSLVLTVSAIIADEKHKNGNLLETEVREAIALLTRAGKILMSTSGTMRKSDGYVTDAIEPNFFFLYTWSACHLHSRLSDTGNQQLLLVKNFATSKCCDPKQLLQIGYEASQGSQFNPEVAVFALNACLSSLLVSPSPDYQTVAIVLRKLICVSTFCKGESDDDSIFEMYKQAYRIMVGLKEGEYPIEEAKWLATTAWNRAALPVKMGHVFSGKKWMSLGLELATKYPGMHGYRACMEEYMADFDKFNGGADCERSMMVS; encoded by the exons ATGTGTGTCGACCTTTCCAATGCTTCTGCAGCTAAGATTACTGAGGAACATGCCAAGCTCCGCCAAATTGCCGCAGATTTGCTCTTCCTCAATTCTGACGTTGAAGGGATTCCTTCTCCGGGTATCAAGGCAGCTCTGTTCTTCTACAAGACTGGTTTGATCTGGCATGATCTCAAAAAATTCGATTCAGCCGAACACTGCTACGAAAAAGCCACCGAACTTGTATCAAAAATTGAGATTCATTCTATATCTGATTGCGATGAGCAAAAACTATTGTTAGATCTCAATCTTGCCAGATCACGAGCTGCGTGGGAAGTCTCAGACAGCACTTTGGCAATCACGTTACTTAATAGGTCCAAAAATGTTTTGTTTGGTCTTGCAGGAAATTATAATGCCCTAGCTAATCAGTACCTAACGTTTGGAAAGATGTTACTGTCCAAAAGTGAGGTTTCTACCCTAAACCAGTCATTAAAATTGATGAATGACGCCTTAGAATTATGTGAAAAGGGGTTAAGAGTAGTGAAGAGAACTGAAGAGACATTAAATTTGAAGGAACTGAGGTTGAAGACTCTGAGATTTATTGCTGCCGCCCATTTGCAAGGTGATGAATTTGAGAGTGTGTTGAAATGTGTGAAGGTTTTGAGAGAGGTCGGGAGTGGTGGTGACCACCATCCGAGTTTGAGTGTGCTGGCAATGAAGGCTTGGCTGGGATTGGGGAGGTATGGGGAGGCAGAGAAGGAGCTGAGAGGAATGGTGCTGAATAAGGGGATCCCTGAGGGTGTTTGGGTATCGGCAGTGGACTCTTACTTCCAGGCCGCAGGTACGGCTGGCACAGAGACTGTTAAAGGCGTGTTTCTTGGGTTATTGGATCGATGCCATGTTAGTGCTGGTGCAGCTGTTAGGGTGATCAATAGGATAATTGGAAAGGGAGTGATTGGTGGTGAAGGAATGAAGGTGAGAGCCAAAGTTGCTGGGGAGTTGGTAGCAGATGAGAGGGTTGTGGCACTTTTCCAAGGAGAAGGAGCAGCAAAGGAAAGGGCCACCATGCACGCTCTTCTTTGGAACTG TGCTGATATGTTTGAAAAGGCTTTGCTGTATGTCCCTCATGGCATAGAGAACAGAATACTTAGAGCAAAGGGATTTCGAGTTCTGTGCCTCTGCTATCTGGGACTCTTGCAGTTGGATAGAGCCGAAGAATACATTAATGAGGCCGAAAGG CTGGAACCAAATATAGCTAGTGCCTTTCTCAAG TTTAAGATCTTCCTGCAAAAAAAAGATGACAACAGTGCCATAACACAGGTGCAATCGATGCCTAGCTGCCTTGATTTCAGTACAGATTTCCTCTCCCTGGTAGCCCATGAAGCCATTTCATGCGGTTCCCTTTCTGTTGCCACCGCCTCTCTGTCCCAACTCTTGAACTTTCATTTCTCAGGAAAACCGATGCAGACTAGTGAAGTAGTGGTATTCCGCACATTAGTCACAATTTTAAGTCAGGACCAAGAAAATTACTCTGATATACTGAAACACATGAAAAGGGCTCATGCTCGTCAATCTGAGATTGGACCTGACTGTTTTTTTGGTACGGGGGAGGTTGGAAGACGAGAAAAGAGTTGGTTTGCAGCAAATGCTTGGAACTGTGGTGTAAGGACTGGACAAAAGAAGAATTATGAGTTGAGTGCAGAATTCTTCAGGTTGGCATCAGAGTTCTACGGAATTCCGGAGGATGGTAAAACAGAGAGCAACGATGCGATGCTTTGTAAATCGTTAGTGCTGACCGTATCCGCCATTATAGCTGATGAGAAGCATAAGAATGGGAACCTTCTAGAAACTGAAGTCAGAGAAGCCATTGCATTGTTAACCAGGGCAGGAAAG ATACTAATGTCAACCTCAGGAACCATGAGAAAAAGTGATGGTTATGTCACTGATGCAATAGAGCCCAACTTCTTCTTCTTGTACACTTGGAGCGCTTGCCACTTGCACTCCAGGTTAAGTGACACAGGCAACCAACAGCTACTATTAGTTAAAAACTTTGCCACCTCCAAATGTTGTGACCCAAAACAATTACTTCAAATTGGCTATGAAGCCTCACAAGGATCACAATTCAATCCTGAAGTCGCCGTGTTTGCTTTAAATGCCTGCCTATCTTCTCTTCTCGTTTCCCCTTCCCCAGATTACCAAACTGTGGCTATTGTCCTAAGGAAACTAATATGTGTTAGCACCTTTTGTAAGGGAGAATCAGATGATGACTCGATATTTGAAATGTATAAGCAAGCGTACCGAATTATGGTTGGATTGAAGGAGGGAGAGTATCCCATTGAGGAAGCCAAATGGCTTGCCACGACAGCTTGGAATCGAGCTGCTCTCCCAGTGAAGATGGGGCACGTTTTTTCGGGCAAGAAATGGATGAGCCTGGGATTGGAACTAGCAACAAAATATCCAGGAATGCATGGTTATAGAGCATGCATGGAAGAgtatatggcagattttgacaagtTTAATGGCGGGGCCGATTGTGAGAGAAGTATGATGGTGTCATGA